A window from Citrobacter amalonaticus encodes these proteins:
- a CDS encoding electron transfer flavoprotein subunit alpha/FixB family protein → MKIVMVSASGECGALTDWIIENGPGSAELERWIIDPVPDVADQVLDTLEAQWLLTPADVLVFAASPLGDELATRLAWRLGGGSICQVRTLDAQQGLVTKSHWGNALNATLKIAASPLCLSLARQAEERVSHDPLPTMIERQLELMARPGWLETVETIEKVSTHPLLQAQYVLVVGQGNRDVNEKAIFALAQSMKAEVGYSRARVMNGGYDAERVIGISGHLLSPDVCIISGASGAAALMAGVRHSQFVVAINSDPNAPVFFQADVGVVDDWLPVLEALAAFVET, encoded by the coding sequence ATGAAGATAGTGATGGTGTCGGCGTCTGGCGAATGCGGCGCATTGACTGACTGGATCATTGAAAATGGACCAGGTTCGGCAGAACTAGAGCGTTGGATTATCGATCCGGTGCCGGATGTCGCAGATCAGGTACTGGATACACTGGAAGCCCAGTGGTTACTGACACCTGCCGATGTCCTGGTCTTTGCGGCCAGTCCACTTGGCGATGAGTTGGCAACACGACTGGCCTGGCGACTGGGTGGCGGCAGTATTTGTCAGGTGAGAACGCTGGATGCGCAACAAGGTCTGGTCACTAAATCCCACTGGGGCAATGCGTTAAACGCTACGTTGAAAATTGCCGCATCCCCGTTATGTCTATCACTGGCGCGACAGGCTGAAGAGCGCGTTTCGCATGATCCTCTGCCCACAATGATTGAACGCCAGCTTGAGCTTATGGCGCGTCCGGGCTGGCTGGAAACGGTGGAAACCATAGAAAAGGTCAGCACTCATCCTCTGTTACAGGCTCAATACGTGCTGGTTGTCGGTCAGGGAAACCGTGACGTGAACGAAAAGGCCATTTTCGCTCTGGCACAGTCGATGAAAGCCGAAGTAGGGTACAGCCGCGCACGGGTGATGAATGGCGGGTATGACGCTGAACGTGTGATTGGGATCTCCGGGCATTTACTCTCACCGGATGTCTGTATTATCTCGGGGGCCTCTGGTGCGGCGGCGTTGATGGCCGGAGTTCGCCACAGCCAGTTTGTCGTGGCGATAAATAGTGATCCCAATGCCCCGGTTTTCTTCCAGGCTGATGTCGGCGTTGTCGATGACTGGCTACCGGTGCTGGAGGCGTTGGCAGCCTTCGTCGAAACCTAA
- a CDS encoding electron transfer flavoprotein subunit beta/FixA family protein encodes MNILLAFKSEPDPSMLAEKDWQAATKETCGPDTSLLRCSPGADEQAAAALLLAQRHKGCEMKLTALSIGDERSLHWLRYFIALGFDRSVLLETKGDLRFAPEFIARQIADWQRKHNADVIVTGCQSSEGQNGQTPFLVAEMLAWPCFTMVERFTFEPPFIVLEQRTATRVRRCRVRLPAVIAVRQCGEVALPVPGMRQRLAAAKAEIIRQTISCDEVPVRECQLLTRPEQCRRATLIDGATAQEKAGILWQDYLRQRMKP; translated from the coding sequence ATGAACATTCTGTTAGCGTTTAAGTCAGAACCGGATCCCAGCATGCTGGCGGAAAAGGACTGGCAGGCTGCGACAAAAGAGACCTGCGGGCCGGATACGTCGTTGTTGCGTTGTTCTCCGGGGGCAGATGAGCAGGCGGCTGCCGCGTTGTTGTTAGCCCAACGCCATAAAGGGTGTGAGATGAAGTTGACAGCACTCAGTATTGGTGATGAACGTTCGCTACACTGGTTGCGCTATTTTATCGCGCTGGGTTTTGACCGGTCCGTGTTGTTAGAGACAAAAGGCGATTTGCGCTTTGCGCCGGAATTTATCGCCAGGCAGATTGCAGACTGGCAGCGTAAGCACAATGCTGACGTGATCGTGACAGGCTGCCAGAGTAGTGAAGGGCAGAACGGGCAGACACCGTTTCTGGTGGCTGAAATGCTGGCGTGGCCTTGCTTTACCATGGTTGAGCGTTTTACGTTTGAACCACCTTTTATCGTCCTTGAGCAGAGAACCGCGACTCGCGTTCGCCGATGTCGGGTACGGCTTCCTGCGGTGATTGCGGTCAGACAATGTGGTGAGGTTGCGCTCCCCGTACCGGGTATGCGTCAGCGTCTGGCGGCAGCAAAAGCCGAAATAATTCGTCAGACAATCTCTTGCGATGAAGTACCTGTCAGGGAGTGTCAGTTGTTGACGCGACCGGAACAATGCCGTCGCGCTACCCTTATTGACGGTGCAACGGCACAGGAAAAAGCAGGGATTTTGTGGCAAGACTACTTACGCCAAAGGATGAAACCATGA
- a CDS encoding MFS transporter — protein MKNKRLLIREAVTLPDNEGVDMNTSPVRMDDLPLNGFHCRIAALTFGAHLTDGYVLGVVGYAIIQLTPAMQLTPLMAGMIGGSALLGLFLGSLVLGWVSDYIGRQKIFTFSFVLITIASFLQFFATMPEQLIVLRILVGIGLGGDYSVGHTLLAEFSPRRHRGVLLGAFSVVWTIGYVLASVMGHHFISDSPEAWRWLLASAALPALLITLLRWGTPESPRWLLRQGRFTEAHAVVHRYFGPHVLLGDEIAAASSKHIKTLFCARYWRRTVFNSVFFVCLVIPWFVIYTWLPTIAETLGLENALTASLLLNMLLIFGALLGLVLTHLLAHRRFLLGSFLLLAVTLIVMAFLPSASPLTLLLFVLFSTAISAVSNLVGILPAESFPTDIRSLGVGFATAMSRLGAAISTGLLPWTLAQWGMQVTLLLLAGVLLTGFVVTWLWAPETKALPLVAAGNGDKKQGGVNEHSVSV, from the coding sequence ATAAAGAATAAACGGCTTCTCATTCGGGAAGCCGTTACTTTACCGGACAATGAAGGGGTAGATATGAACACTTCACCGGTGCGTATGGATGATTTACCGCTTAATGGTTTTCACTGCCGTATTGCTGCACTCACGTTTGGCGCCCATCTGACTGACGGATATGTTCTGGGCGTCGTGGGTTACGCCATTATCCAGTTGACTCCTGCCATGCAGTTAACGCCGCTTATGGCCGGGATGATCGGTGGCTCGGCATTACTTGGGCTTTTTCTTGGCAGTCTGGTGTTGGGCTGGGTGTCTGATTACATCGGGCGGCAAAAGATATTTACCTTTAGTTTTGTCCTTATCACCATTGCCTCTTTTTTACAGTTTTTTGCGACGATGCCGGAGCAGCTCATCGTATTACGCATCCTGGTAGGCATTGGACTCGGGGGGGATTATTCCGTGGGGCATACCCTGCTGGCAGAGTTTTCTCCACGTCGCCATCGGGGGGTTTTGCTGGGCGCGTTCAGCGTGGTATGGACTATTGGTTACGTGCTGGCAAGTGTGATGGGGCATCATTTTATTTCTGACAGTCCGGAAGCCTGGCGTTGGCTGCTCGCCTCGGCGGCGCTGCCAGCGCTCTTGATTACACTGTTACGTTGGGGAACGCCGGAATCACCGCGTTGGCTGCTGCGCCAGGGGCGCTTTACTGAAGCTCATGCTGTGGTACATCGCTATTTTGGCCCACATGTGCTGCTCGGTGATGAGATAGCCGCCGCATCCAGCAAGCATATTAAGACCCTTTTTTGTGCCCGCTATTGGCGGCGAACCGTTTTTAACAGCGTATTTTTTGTCTGTCTGGTGATCCCGTGGTTTGTTATTTATACCTGGCTGCCGACCATTGCTGAGACCCTCGGTCTTGAAAATGCACTGACAGCCAGTTTGTTACTGAACATGCTATTAATTTTCGGCGCATTGCTGGGGCTTGTATTGACGCATTTACTGGCGCACAGACGGTTCCTTCTCGGGAGTTTTCTCCTGCTTGCCGTAACGCTTATTGTGATGGCTTTTTTACCGTCTGCTAGCCCGCTGACGCTGTTGCTGTTTGTGCTGTTCAGTACAGCCATATCGGCCGTCAGTAATCTGGTGGGGATCCTGCCGGCAGAGAGTTTCCCGACGGATATTCGATCTCTGGGGGTGGGATTTGCGACGGCTATGAGCCGCCTTGGTGCGGCAATCAGTACCGGACTGTTACCCTGGACGCTGGCTCAATGGGGAATGCAAGTCACGTTGCTGCTGCTGGCTGGCGTATTACTGACAGGGTTTGTCGTGACCTGGCTATGGGCGCCTGAAACGAAAGCATTACCGTTGGTGGCAGCGGGGAACGGGGACAAAAAACAGGGAGGTGTGAATGAACATTCTGTTAGCGTTTAA
- a CDS encoding FAD-binding oxidoreductase, which produces MSLSREAIVDQLKEIVGSERVITDETVLKKNSIDRFRKYADIHGVYTLPIPAAVVKLESTGDVSRVLAFMNQHKINGVPRTGASATEGGLETVVKNSVVLDGAGMNQILSIDIENMQATAQCGVPLEILENALREKGYTTGHSPQSKPLAQMGGLVATRSIGQFSTLYGAIEDMVVGLEAVLADGTVTRIKNVPRRAAGPDIRHIIIGNEGALCYITEVTVKIFKFTPENNLYYGYILDDMKTGFNILREVMVEGYRPSIARLYDAEDGTQHFTHFADGKCVLIFMAEGNPRMAKATGEGIAEIVARYPQCTRVDSKLIEHWFNHLNWGPEKVAAERVQILKTGNMGFTTEVSGSWSCIHQIYENVINRIRDEFPHSDDITMLGGHSSHSYINGTNMYFVYDYNVVDCKPEEEIDKYHNPLNKIICEETIRLGGSMVHHHGIGKHRVHWSKLEHGSAWVLLEGLKRQFDPNGIMNAGTIYPIEK; this is translated from the coding sequence ATGTCTTTATCTCGAGAAGCGATTGTTGACCAGTTAAAAGAAATTGTCGGGTCCGAACGCGTAATCACCGATGAAACCGTGTTAAAGAAAAACAGTATTGACCGTTTTCGTAAATATGCGGATATTCACGGTGTTTATACGCTACCCATTCCTGCTGCCGTGGTGAAGTTGGAGTCCACAGGAGACGTTTCCCGCGTTCTGGCGTTTATGAATCAACATAAAATCAACGGAGTACCTCGCACTGGTGCCTCGGCAACGGAAGGAGGGCTGGAAACCGTAGTTAAAAATTCCGTGGTGCTGGACGGTGCTGGCATGAACCAAATCTTGAGTATCGACATTGAGAACATGCAGGCGACGGCACAGTGCGGCGTTCCGCTTGAGATTCTGGAAAACGCGCTGCGTGAAAAGGGTTATACCACCGGGCATTCTCCACAGTCTAAACCGCTGGCACAGATGGGGGGACTGGTGGCGACCCGTAGTATCGGGCAGTTCTCTACACTGTATGGTGCCATTGAGGACATGGTGGTTGGTCTGGAAGCTGTGCTGGCGGATGGCACGGTAACCCGTATTAAGAACGTGCCGCGGCGGGCGGCTGGGCCGGATATCCGCCACATTATCATCGGTAATGAAGGTGCGTTGTGCTATATCACTGAAGTTACGGTGAAAATATTTAAGTTCACGCCGGAGAACAACCTTTACTACGGTTACATTCTGGATGACATGAAAACCGGTTTTAACATCCTGCGTGAAGTGATGGTCGAAGGTTATCGTCCCTCCATTGCGCGTCTGTACGACGCAGAGGATGGCACTCAACATTTTACCCATTTTGCCGACGGCAAATGCGTGCTGATCTTTATGGCTGAGGGGAATCCTCGGATGGCAAAGGCAACGGGTGAAGGTATAGCGGAGATTGTAGCGCGTTATCCGCAGTGTACTCGCGTGGACAGTAAGCTGATTGAGCACTGGTTTAATCATCTCAACTGGGGCCCGGAAAAAGTGGCGGCTGAACGTGTACAGATCTTAAAAACGGGCAATATGGGCTTTACGACTGAGGTTTCCGGCAGTTGGAGCTGTATCCATCAAATCTATGAAAATGTGATTAATCGTATCCGCGATGAGTTCCCGCATTCGGATGACATCACCATGCTGGGTGGTCACTCTTCCCACAGTTATATCAACGGTACCAATATGTACTTCGTTTATGACTACAACGTAGTGGACTGCAAGCCAGAAGAGGAGATTGATAAGTACCATAACCCCCTTAACAAGATCATCTGCGAGGAGACGATCCGTCTCGGTGGCTCAATGGTGCATCATCACGGCATTGGTAAGCACCGTGTCCACTGGAGCAAGCTGGAACATGGGAGCGCATGGGTGCTGCTGGAAGGTCTCAAACGCCAGTTTGATCCAAACGGCATTATGAACGCGGGGACGATCTACCCGATTGAGAAATAA
- a CDS encoding SDR family oxidoreductase: MSIESLNAFSMDFFSLKGKTAIVTGGNSGLGQAFAMALAKAGANLFIPSFVKDSGETKEIIEKQGVEVEFMQVDITEKGAPQKIIAACCERFGTVDILVNNAGICKLNKVLDFGRADWDPMIDVNLTAAFELSYEAAKIMIPQNSGKIINICSLFSWLGGQWSPAYAATKHALAGFTKAYCDELGQYNIQVNGIAPGYYATDITLATRSNPETNQRVLDHIPANRWGDTQDLMGAAIFLASQASNYVNGHLLVVDGGYLVR; the protein is encoded by the coding sequence ATGTCGATCGAATCACTCAACGCATTTTCAATGGATTTTTTCTCTCTGAAAGGAAAAACGGCGATTGTAACGGGCGGGAACAGCGGTTTGGGTCAGGCTTTCGCAATGGCACTGGCGAAAGCTGGCGCGAACCTGTTCATACCAAGCTTTGTAAAAGATAGCGGTGAAACGAAGGAAATAATTGAAAAACAAGGTGTTGAAGTGGAGTTTATGCAGGTGGATATTACCGAAAAAGGAGCACCTCAGAAGATTATCGCCGCCTGCTGCGAGCGTTTTGGTACCGTTGATATTTTGGTAAACAATGCGGGAATTTGTAAGCTGAATAAGGTCCTGGATTTTGGTCGTGCCGATTGGGATCCCATGATTGATGTTAACCTGACGGCGGCGTTTGAGCTGAGTTATGAAGCCGCGAAAATTATGATTCCACAAAATAGCGGTAAAATTATTAACATTTGTTCTTTGTTCTCCTGGCTTGGTGGTCAGTGGTCTCCGGCTTATGCGGCAACCAAGCATGCCCTTGCTGGATTTACTAAAGCGTATTGCGATGAACTGGGTCAATATAATATTCAGGTTAACGGTATCGCACCTGGATATTATGCGACAGATATTACGTTAGCGACCCGGAGTAATCCTGAAACAAATCAGCGCGTACTGGATCATATCCCTGCCAATCGTTGGGGTGATACCCAGGACCTAATGGGGGCGGCGATTTTTCTTGCCAGTCAGGCTTCAAATTACGTAAACGGTCATTTACTTGTTGTCGATGGCGGTTATTTAGTTCGCTAA
- a CDS encoding MFS transporter produces the protein MQHNSYRRWITLAIISFSGGVSFDLAYLRYIYQIPMAKFMGFSNTEIGLIMSTFGIAAIILYAPSGVIADKFSHRKMITSAMIITGLLGLVMMTYPPLWVMLFIQVAFAVTTILMLWSVSIKAASLLGDHSEQGKIMGWMEGLRGVGVMSLAVFTMWVFSRFAPDDSNSLKAVILIYSVVYILLGILCWFFVSDGPQHIDSVKEEKKAFEFSDILTVLRISTTWYCSMVIFGVFTIYAILSYSTNYLTEMYGMSLVAASYMGIVINKIFRAFCGPLGGIITTYSKIKSPTRVIQLLSIVGALALIALLITNSNPQSVVMGIGLILLLGFTCYASRGLYWACPGEARTPPYIMGTTVGICSVIGFLPDVFVYPIVGHWQDTLPAAEAYRNMWLMGLAALCTVILFTFLLFRKIRTTHTRPEKMTSLTAEISGE, from the coding sequence ATGCAACATAACTCATATCGCCGTTGGATAACGCTCGCTATTATTAGTTTTAGCGGCGGCGTCAGTTTTGACCTGGCTTATTTACGCTATATATATCAAATCCCCATGGCAAAATTCATGGGATTTAGCAATACCGAGATTGGATTAATAATGAGTACATTTGGTATTGCCGCTATTATCCTATATGCCCCCAGCGGCGTCATTGCTGATAAATTCTCTCATCGTAAAATGATTACCTCCGCAATGATTATTACTGGATTGCTCGGTTTAGTGATGATGACGTACCCGCCATTGTGGGTCATGCTCTTTATCCAGGTCGCCTTTGCCGTCACCACAATTTTGATGCTGTGGTCAGTCTCGATCAAAGCCGCGTCATTGCTGGGAGATCACAGTGAACAAGGGAAAATTATGGGCTGGATGGAAGGACTGCGAGGGGTTGGCGTCATGTCTCTGGCAGTCTTTACCATGTGGGTCTTCTCCCGTTTTGCGCCGGATGACAGCAACAGCCTGAAAGCCGTGATCCTGATTTACAGCGTGGTTTATATCCTGTTAGGGATTCTGTGCTGGTTCTTTGTCAGCGACGGTCCCCAGCACATTGACAGCGTAAAAGAAGAAAAAAAGGCGTTCGAGTTCAGCGATATTCTGACGGTTCTGCGAATCAGTACAACCTGGTACTGCAGTATGGTCATTTTTGGCGTTTTTACTATCTATGCCATCCTCAGTTATTCCACAAATTATCTGACTGAAATGTATGGCATGTCACTGGTCGCTGCGAGCTATATGGGGATCGTCATCAACAAAATTTTCCGTGCTTTCTGCGGGCCTTTGGGTGGCATTATCACCACCTACAGCAAAATAAAGTCACCGACGCGCGTGATCCAATTGCTCTCAATAGTGGGCGCTCTCGCCCTGATAGCGTTGCTGATAACCAATTCAAACCCGCAATCTGTCGTTATGGGGATCGGTCTTATTCTATTACTGGGATTCACCTGCTATGCCTCACGTGGACTTTACTGGGCCTGTCCAGGGGAAGCCAGAACGCCGCCTTACATCATGGGAACCACTGTGGGCATCTGCTCGGTTATTGGTTTTCTTCCTGATGTCTTTGTCTATCCAATTGTGGGTCACTGGCAGGATACGCTTCCTGCAGCAGAGGCCTATCGCAATATGTGGTTGATGGGGCTGGCCGCCTTGTGCACGGTAATCCTCTTTACTTTCTTACTGTTTCGTAAAATTCGAACCACCCATACCAGACCGGAAAAAATGACATCACTGACCGCAGAAATCTCCGGCGAGTGA
- a CDS encoding FGGY-family carbohydrate kinase, producing the protein MSKKYIIGIDGGSQSTKVVMYDLEGNVVCEGKGVLQPMYTPDADTAEHPDDDLWTSLCLAGKDLMNQFSGDKKDIVGIGLGSIRCCRALLKADGTPAVPLISWQDARVTRPYEHTNPDVAYVTSFSGYLAHRLTGEFKDNIANYFGQWPVDYTTWSWSDDDEVIKKFNIPRKMLFDVQMPGTLLGHLKTDTAQVTGFPAGLPVICTTSDKPVEALGAGLLDDETAVISLGTYIALMMNGKALPNDPSAYWPIMSSIPETLLYEGYGIRKGMWTVSWLRDMLGESLIQDAKNQGLSPEDLLNKKAACVPPGCNGLMTVLDWLTNPWEPYKRGIMIGFDSSMDYAWIYRSILESIALTLKNNYDNMCNEMNHFAKHVIITGGGSNSDLFMQIFADVFNLPARRNVINGCASLGAAINTAVGLDLYPSYQKAVENMVRVKDVFIPIPEHAARYEAMNKGIFRELTKHTDPILKKSYEVFHGDLSKVDAIQSWSNA; encoded by the coding sequence ATGTCGAAAAAATACATCATTGGAATTGATGGGGGAAGCCAGAGTACCAAGGTGGTGATGTACGATCTGGAGGGAAACGTCGTTTGTGAAGGGAAAGGCGTTTTGCAACCGATGTATACTCCCGATGCTGATACCGCGGAACATCCGGATGATGATTTATGGACCTCTTTATGTCTTGCCGGCAAAGACTTAATGAATCAATTCTCGGGTGACAAAAAAGACATTGTCGGAATTGGTCTGGGGTCCATACGCTGCTGTCGCGCCCTACTCAAAGCCGATGGAACGCCAGCAGTCCCGCTGATTAGTTGGCAGGATGCACGCGTAACGCGCCCCTATGAGCATACCAACCCGGATGTCGCTTACGTCACCTCATTTTCAGGTTATCTGGCGCATCGCTTAACTGGCGAGTTTAAAGACAATATTGCCAACTACTTTGGGCAATGGCCGGTGGATTACACCACCTGGTCATGGAGTGATGATGATGAAGTGATTAAGAAATTCAATATTCCGCGCAAAATGCTATTTGATGTCCAGATGCCAGGCACTCTGCTTGGTCATCTGAAAACCGATACCGCACAGGTGACAGGATTTCCGGCTGGATTGCCCGTCATCTGTACGACCAGCGATAAACCAGTCGAAGCCCTTGGCGCAGGTTTACTGGACGATGAAACGGCAGTGATTTCGTTGGGTACCTATATTGCCCTCATGATGAATGGCAAGGCGCTTCCCAACGATCCGTCCGCCTATTGGCCGATTATGTCTTCCATTCCGGAAACCCTGCTCTATGAAGGTTATGGCATCCGCAAGGGGATGTGGACGGTCAGTTGGTTGCGCGACATGTTAGGTGAATCATTAATCCAGGATGCTAAAAATCAGGGGCTCTCACCTGAGGACCTTTTGAATAAGAAAGCCGCATGCGTGCCGCCAGGCTGTAATGGCCTGATGACCGTGCTGGACTGGCTGACTAATCCCTGGGAACCGTACAAACGCGGGATCATGATTGGCTTTGATTCCAGTATGGATTACGCGTGGATTTACCGATCTATTCTGGAGAGCATTGCGCTGACGCTTAAAAACAACTACGACAATATGTGCAATGAAATGAACCACTTTGCTAAACATGTGATCATCACCGGTGGCGGTTCAAACAGCGATCTGTTTATGCAGATCTTTGCTGATGTGTTCAACCTTCCTGCCCGCCGAAACGTCATTAACGGCTGTGCCAGCCTGGGAGCAGCCATTAACACGGCGGTGGGGCTTGATCTTTATCCGTCCTATCAGAAAGCGGTTGAGAATATGGTACGGGTGAAAGATGTGTTTATCCCGATTCCTGAACATGCAGCACGCTATGAAGCCATGAACAAAGGGATCTTCCGGGAATTAACAAAACATACCGATCCGATTCTGAAAAAATCGTATGAAGTGTTCCACGGCGATTTAAGTAAGGTGGACGCAATACAAAGCTGGTCAAACGCTTAA
- the queE gene encoding 7-carboxy-7-deazaguanine synthase QueE translates to MQYPINEMFQTLQGEGYFTGVPAIFIRLQGCPVGCAWCDTKHTWDKLEDREVSLYSILAKTKESDKWGAASSEDLLAVIGRQGYTARHVVITGGEPCIHDLMPLTDLLEKNGFSCQIETSGTHEVRCTPNTWVTVSPKVNMRGGYDVLSQALERANEIKHPVGRVRDIEALDELLATLSDDKPRVIALQPISQKEDATRLCIDTCIARNWRLSMQTHKYLNIA, encoded by the coding sequence ATGCAGTACCCGATTAACGAGATGTTCCAGACCCTGCAAGGTGAGGGTTACTTTACCGGCGTCCCCGCCATTTTTATTCGTTTACAGGGATGCCCGGTTGGCTGTGCCTGGTGCGATACCAAACACACCTGGGATAAGCTTGAGGATCGGGAAGTCTCCCTGTACAGCATCCTGGCGAAAACCAAAGAGAGTGATAAATGGGGCGCGGCAAGCAGTGAAGATCTGCTGGCGGTGATTGGCCGACAAGGCTACACCGCGCGTCATGTGGTGATCACCGGCGGTGAACCGTGTATTCATGACCTGATGCCCCTCACAGATTTGCTGGAAAAGAACGGTTTTAGCTGCCAGATAGAAACCAGCGGTACACACGAAGTGCGCTGCACGCCAAATACCTGGGTGACCGTGTCTCCGAAGGTGAACATGCGCGGTGGTTATGACGTTCTGTCTCAGGCGCTGGAACGCGCGAATGAGATTAAACATCCGGTCGGGCGCGTGCGTGACATTGAAGCGCTGGACGAACTGCTCGCCACGCTGAGCGACGACAAACCGCGGGTGATTGCGCTGCAACCTATCAGCCAGAAAGAGGATGCCACACGCCTGTGCATTGATACCTGTATCGCGCGCAACTGGCGCCTGTCGATGCAGACGCACAAGTATCTGAATATTGCCTGA
- a CDS encoding N-acetylmannosamine-6-phosphate 2-epimerase produces the protein MKTVLDPLKGKLIVSCQALENEPLHSPFIMSRMALAAAQGGAAGIRANSVVDIRAIKECVSLPVIGIIKRDYPGSEVFITATLQEVDELMTVEPEIIALDATARPRPGGQTLEELVTQIRARYPSVLLMADIATVDEAVTAERLGFDCVGTTLYGYTAETAGHVLVENDCGFLREVLAAVSVPVVAEGNVDTPERAARCLALGAHTVVVGGAITRPQQITARFIAAIAS, from the coding sequence ATGAAAACTGTACTGGATCCCCTGAAAGGTAAATTAATCGTCTCCTGTCAGGCGCTGGAAAATGAGCCTCTGCACAGTCCGTTTATTATGTCTCGTATGGCGCTGGCGGCAGCACAAGGCGGTGCGGCAGGTATCCGTGCGAACAGCGTGGTGGACATTCGTGCTATCAAAGAGTGCGTCTCCCTGCCGGTGATTGGGATTATCAAACGCGATTACCCTGGCAGTGAGGTATTTATCACGGCCACTCTCCAGGAAGTGGATGAGCTGATGACCGTTGAGCCGGAAATTATTGCTCTGGATGCCACTGCGCGGCCGCGCCCCGGTGGGCAAACGCTGGAAGAGTTGGTCACGCAGATCCGTGCTCGCTACCCGTCCGTACTACTGATGGCGGATATAGCCACCGTAGACGAGGCAGTGACAGCCGAGCGTCTGGGTTTTGACTGTGTGGGCACTACGCTTTACGGCTATACCGCAGAAACCGCCGGGCATGTGCTGGTGGAAAATGACTGCGGATTCTTACGTGAAGTGTTGGCTGCGGTCAGCGTTCCGGTCGTGGCGGAAGGGAACGTCGATACCCCGGAACGCGCCGCACGCTGCCTGGCATTAGGCGCTCACACCGTGGTGGTTGGCGGGGCAATCACTCGTCCGCAACAGATAACGGCACGCTTTATCGCGGCGATCGCCTCGTAA